Part of the Candidatus Lernaella stagnicola genome is shown below.
GGACGGTCATGGCCGTGCCGTCGGTCGCCGCTTCGTCGGGTTGCGCCGCGAACAGCTTGGCCCAAATGCGCCGGATGACGAAAAACGCCAGCAGGGCGATCAACAGCAACGAGGAAAGTATCGTCAGCCAACCGCCTTCGTGTTGATGCTGCATCACATCGCCCGCCACACCGCCCAGCACCCAGTCGAAGGTGAGGCCGAACACGATGCTCATGACCGCCACGACGCCGACGTAAACGATCACGACGCGCTTGCCGAGGCCGCGGTAGACCATGCCCAGCGTCGCCGCGTTGGTCGCCGGTCCGGCCATGAGGAACACCAGCGCCGTACCCAGCGGCATCCCGGCGGCGATCAGCGAAGCGGCGATCGGCACCGAACTGGTTGTGCATACATACAGCGGCAGCGAAATCGCCAGCGCCAAAAGCATGCCGCCCAAGCCTTGGGTCCACGACACCTGCGACAAGTAGCCTGTGGGTATGAAAATGGTAATCAACGCGGCGGCGGCGATGCCCGCGATGAGCCATAAGTCGATTGAGGCCAGCAGGTCGAACACCGCGTAGTGAATCGCCTCGCCCACGCGGCGCAGGAAACTCCGGCGCGGGCCGTCGTCATCCTCGCCCACCATGACCGGCGCGGCCTCAGCCTTCTCCCCCGCGTTGACGATCACGCCGCCGATCAAGCCGGTGACGAAGGCCGCCGCGACCTTGAAGATCGCAAAGGGCCAGCCGAGAAACGAGGCCGATACCAAAATCGAATCCACGCCGGTTTGCGGCGTACTGATTAAAAAGCCGGTGGCCGCGCCCTTCGACGCGCCGTCGTTTTTAAGGGAAATCGCCGTGGGCACCACGCCGCAGGAACAAAGCGGCATCGGCACGCCGATCAGCACCGCGTCCAGCACGTTGCGGAAGCGGCTGCCCGACAGGCGCCGCCGAATGAAGTGCCGCGGCACGAACTCGTGGATCGCCCCGGCTATCAAAAGGCCGAGCAACAACGCGGGCGCCAGATCCGCTACGATCTGCCAAACCGCCATTAAAAATTCGTTCATCCAGGCCACAGGGGCCTCCTTTCTGCTTGAACCAACTTAACCGGTAGTATTTGTTTGGCAAGCTTGGGGTCGCTAATAATAATGATATTTCAATAGCTTATAGGCGGTCTCGGGAGATTGGCTGTCATTACCGAAAAACGAGGCTCGCGCTCTACGTCAAACGAGCGATTTTCGTTTCAGCAGTTGTCACAGCAAACGATTGGATTCCATCGCGGGCCGATCTTGCGGGAAGGGGCGGCGTTTCGCGGCGGCCCGAGCGCCGGAACTATTGTCGCAGCCCGGCGCCCGGCGTCGCGTTTTTTTTCAGAGGTCTTATTTAACCGAGAGCAATTCGACGTCGAAAATGAGCGTCGTGTTGGGCGGAATCACACCACCGGCGCCGCGTGCGCCGTAGCCCAATTGCGGCGGAATGGTCAGCACACGCTTGCCGCCGACCTTCATGCCGGCCACGCCTTCGTCCCAGCCTTTGATGACGCGCCCGGCGCCGAGCGGAAAGCTGAACGGCTTGCCGCGATCCACCGAACTGTCAAACTTTTTGCCTTTTTTGCCGTCTTGCTGCAGCCAGCCCGTGTAATGCACGGTGACCGTCTTGCCCGACACGGCGGCGTCGCCGTCGCCGACTTTTAGGTCGTCGTAGATGAGGCCGCTGTCGGTTTTCACTTCCTTCGCCACGGCGACTGTGACCAGTGCGAGCGCGGCGACAACTACGATTATCCAGGTCCATTTTTTCATTGGCGTCTCCTTTGAGGTTGCGAAAGCGAAGCCTACCCCACCGGCCCGCCGGAGGTAAAGCACCGGATTTCAGATTTCCTGCGTTTTGTAAGACGGAACCGGGGTCGACGGCGGCACGTCCAGCGGCGCGATGAAATACTCGATGATCACCACGTACTCCAACGCCACGAGGCCGACTAAAAGATTCAGCATGCCGCGCAGGAATTGGCCGAGTTCGTCCGCGAATACAAATAGACTGCCCGTAAGAAAAACGACTGGGAAGACAAACGCCAACATCGCGTACAACATCTGCCGTTTGAGCACGACCCGCCGCGCGAGCATCGCCACGGCCATCGTCGTGCCGAAATACGCGACGTAACCGGTCAGTTGCGCCGCCAGCAGAAGAATGACCCGGTTCCACCCGAGAGTGAAATCCAGCGAACCTTGCAACAGCATGGCAATCGCGTTCGACGTAACGTTGACTAGTTCCATGCCGATCAGGCACCCCAGCCCCAACCAGAAAGCGTTACGCCAAGGCCGCGCCGCCTCGCCGGCACGTTTCAAGATCCACCAGAAGACGGTAATCATCAGGCCGAATTTGACGAACCCGATGAAGGAATTTTGAATAGCGCCCGCCAGCGCCAAGGCTTGCGCGGAGGCGCCGGGCCAGAGGGTGACACGGATGCCGTCGAAAGCAACATGCAATCCGAGGCTCAACAATACGAAAAAAATACCCGACGCACCGCCGAGCAAGAACCCTTTCCACCACCGGCGCGCCAACAGGGAGCTCACCAAGGCCATCATTAGCAGCGCCGCTAAGAAACAGGCGTCGGGAACGGTCAACATTAGCCAATAAGGAATGCTGTCTGCCGAAATGTTAGCCATCGCGTCTCCTCCCGCGTATCAGAAGGTGCCTAAATAAAATCTTCCTTGTTGCTCGAAAGCAAATACCGACCCAACTCGATCGCGCCGCGCAGCAACTCGCCGGGCCGCGTCGCATAACGCCTCAATTGGCGCCAAATCGTGCGCGGCCGGAAATAAAAACGGCGGTAAAAGCTTCGTTCGAGACGCAAATGGCGCTCGTATGCCGCCGCGTCTTTCGGTTGGCAGCGAAACGGCACGACGCTCACCTCGAGTTGGTCGCGCACGCGTTCGAACAGTTCAGTGCCCGGCCAATATTGCAGGCGCGTGACGATCACGTAGTCCAGCTTCGTCTCTTTGGCAAAGGCAACGCTCGCTTCGAAATCGGCCCGCGTCTCGCTCGGCCCGCCAACGATGAAAAAGCCCGACGCTTCCATGCCCGCCTGGTGTATGCGGCCAATCGCGCGGCGCATCGTCGCCAGGTCAGTGCCCTTTTTGTACTCGCGCAACATGCGATCCGAACCGCTTTCGACGCCGACATATAGTCGCCGACAACCGGCGCGCGCCATGTGTTCCACCGAGGCGGGCGTGATGCGGTCCAAACGCGCCAGCGCCGTCCACTCCAGGGGCCCGAGGCGCTGCAATCCTTCACAGATTTCCACGGTGCGCGATTCGTTGATGTTGAAGGTGTCGTCCATGAAGCGCAGCTTGCGTATGCCCAGGTCGGTGACAACACGCTCCGCTTCCGCAAGCACCGACGCCGCCGACCGCATCACCAGCATGCGGCCGAAGGTGCGCACGCAGAAGGTGCAGGGGTACGGGCAGCCGCGCGCCGTGAAAATCGCGGCGATGGGGCTGCCGAGCAAGGTTTCGCGGTAAAGATTCAAATCGACCGCGTCGTGGTCCGGAAAAGGCAGCGCGTCCAGGTCGGTGATGCGTTCGGGCGGCGGCCCGGCCACGATGCGCCCGTCCTGCCGCGCGGTGATGCCGGGAATATCTGACGGCGACTCGCCGTCGCGCCACGCTTCGAGCAACCGGCCCAGCGCGATTTCCGGCTCGCCGCCCACCACGGCATCCAGTTGCGACGCCGCTAATACTTCGCGGCCGAACATGGTCGGCAGGTAGCCCATGGCCACCACCGGCACGCCGGTCGACCGGCCAACCGCATCGCAAAAGGCCAAATCGCTTTCGAGCGTGGCGAAGCCCAGTTGCGCAAATACGACGTCCGGCTCGGCGGCCGTCACCGCTGCCACGCCCCCATCGCGGTCGAAGCCGCGCGCGATGCAATCGATCACGTCGGTTTGGCTGCCGAGTCGTTGCTTGAGCGCCGCCGACACATAGAGCAAATCGGTCGGCGGCAGCAAGAAATTGGGCGCGAAATATGATGCTACGAAGCGCCGCATGACCGGACGGCGGAACGGCGGGTTGACCAAGGCAATCCGCAGCGGCCGGTCGGCGGGCAGGCGGCTCATGACGATGCGTCGGTGTACCGTTGTTCCGAAGCCGTCTGCGCGGCGATCTCCCGGTTGCGGCGGCGATAGTGCTCGCGGCGCAAGTAGTTTTGCGCGACGCCCAAGACGCCCAACGCAACGCCGACGGGAATCATGACCAAGGCGATGAAATACCGGCCGATCAACTTAAGCATCGACGAGATCCTCCCATTCGGCGGGCAGATTGTCCGACACGGTGCGCAGCGCGGCGATGCGCTCGTCAAGATCGCCGCCTTCGGTGAAGTGCGTTTCGACGGCCTGCCGAACCAGAGGGCGTTTCTGCTCGCTGTATTCGAAGGTGTCGACTTCCCGCGCCGGTCCCGACAGTTCGCCATAGAAGAGCCGCGCATATACGTCGGCGGGCACGCCGAAAGGGCACGTCGGCTGGGTGTCGAAAAAGATGAACTGGTGCTTGAGCGCGGGCTTGAGCGACAGGCGCAGGTCGTCGAGTCGCCGGTCGCTGGCGACTTCGCGGTAGATCGGCGAGTAATGGCGGATGCCGAAACGCTGCCACAGTTGCTCGCGGTTGCGGCGCACGAAGGATTCGAGTTGTTCGGGAACCGTCGATTGCTTCTCGATACTGCCGTCGGCGATGACCGGGATATCGTGTTCCAGGTTGTAGATGATTGCGGCGGCGTGCATCGACATGCGACACCCCAGGCACACCAGGGCCGTGAGGTTGAAGCCGTACCTGCGCCAGTCGGTTTTCTTTTCGCCGAACAAGATTTTTTTGATCAGCGGGTCGACGGGCAGTATTTCGTGTTTGACCCGCTCCGCACCGAGTCGTTCCCGCAATAAGGGCACATGCCGCCGCGAGTTCTCGACGAAGAAAATGAACCCGGGATCGAAGGTCAGCAGCGTTAGCTCCTCCACCTTCTCGCCAATGAGATACGCGGCCAGCATGGAATCCGTGCCGCCCGAAAAAAGCACCGACGCGCGTTTGCCCAGCGCGTATTTCTTCGTAGTCATGGTTGTTCCTACCGTCGTCGTCGTTCGCCTCAGATTATGCCATGCCGCGCGCCGCTTCAAACGCCGTCACGATCTCCACGGGTCCGATTCGCTGCAAACCACTGTACAGCGCGTCGAACACCGTTTCGAAACCCTGCGGATAATAGTCCTGGAACGCGTGCGTCAACAACACCGCCGTGCCGCCCCGCGCCAGCACCCATCGCGCCTTTTCCAACCAAACCGCCGCGTAATCGGCGCGGCCCAGCGTCGCCAGGCGGTCGTCGAGCGGCAGGGTCACCGGCAGTTGCGTCATGCCGTCGAGCGGATAGGGCCGCAGGAAACCGCAGCCGTGATGCAGCCCGGCCTCGGCGTAGACGTCGGTGTCGGGAATGGAGCTGTCGTACGCGAACAGCGACGCAAGTTCCTGCCGCAGCCGGCGGTTGGTCAGCAGGCACGGCGCTCGATAGCCCTTGACGCCGAACCGTTCCAGCTCGTCGCGGCACTGCGTGAGTCGCGCCATGTAGTACGCGGGTTCGTAAAGAAGTTGCCGGTTGTCGTGCCGCCAACCATGCACGCCGATTTCATGTCCGGCAGCGACGAAGGCCGCCACGTCGTCGCCATGCTCGCACAGCACTTTCGCCGGGATGAAAAACGTGGCGCGAATGCCGCGATCGGCCTCCCACGCCGCCAGTCGCCGGGCAAACGCTAACTGTTCCGCTCCGTCCACGTCGTGACTGAACACGAAACGGGCGCGCCCGCGTTGCACTTCACAACCCAGAGAGCCCAGCACGGACTCCACGATGTCTTGCACCGGCCAGCGCGGATACACGGTGCGTTCCAGATCGACATGCCGCGCCCGCCGGCGCCGCACGAGCCGGTGATGAATCCACTGCCGCCAGCGACCGGGCACCACGCGATAGTTGAAGGGAAGATAGGCGCTGACCGGGCGGGTTGGAACGCGATACGCCTCGGCCAGATGATCTTCCACGACGCGGCACAGGTCGACGAAGAGCAACATCTCGCCGTTGATTTCTCCCAGCAGGGGAAACGATTCACCGGCGGGTGATTCCACCGTGATCGTCGCCCGCACCGTAGCGGT
Proteins encoded:
- a CDS encoding permease, whose protein sequence is MNEFLMAVWQIVADLAPALLLGLLIAGAIHEFVPRHFIRRRLSGSRFRNVLDAVLIGVPMPLCSCGVVPTAISLKNDGASKGAATGFLISTPQTGVDSILVSASFLGWPFAIFKVAAAFVTGLIGGVIVNAGEKAEAAPVMVGEDDDGPRRSFLRRVGEAIHYAVFDLLASIDLWLIAGIAAAALITIFIPTGYLSQVSWTQGLGGMLLALAISLPLYVCTTSSVPIAASLIAAGMPLGTALVFLMAGPATNAATLGMVYRGLGKRVVIVYVGVVAVMSIVFGLTFDWVLGGVAGDVMQHQHEGGWLTILSSLLLIALLAFFVIRRIWAKLFAAQPDEAATDGTAMTVLGMTCMGCVDRVKKAAESVHGVSEAIVELDAGRVVIRGDRPDAEAVVREITKAGYKVQT
- a CDS encoding FKBP-type peptidyl-prolyl cis-trans isomerase, coding for MKKWTWIIVVVAALALVTVAVAKEVKTDSGLIYDDLKVGDGDAAVSGKTVTVHYTGWLQQDGKKGKKFDSSVDRGKPFSFPLGAGRVIKGWDEGVAGMKVGGKRVLTIPPQLGYGARGAGGVIPPNTTLIFDVELLSVK
- a CDS encoding radical SAM protein, producing the protein MSRLPADRPLRIALVNPPFRRPVMRRFVASYFAPNFLLPPTDLLYVSAALKQRLGSQTDVIDCIARGFDRDGGVAAVTAAEPDVVFAQLGFATLESDLAFCDAVGRSTGVPVVAMGYLPTMFGREVLAASQLDAVVGGEPEIALGRLLEAWRDGESPSDIPGITARQDGRIVAGPPPERITDLDALPFPDHDAVDLNLYRETLLGSPIAAIFTARGCPYPCTFCVRTFGRMLVMRSAASVLAEAERVVTDLGIRKLRFMDDTFNINESRTVEICEGLQRLGPLEWTALARLDRITPASVEHMARAGCRRLYVGVESGSDRMLREYKKGTDLATMRRAIGRIHQAGMEASGFFIVGGPSETRADFEASVAFAKETKLDYVIVTRLQYWPGTELFERVRDQLEVSVVPFRCQPKDAAAYERHLRLERSFYRRFYFRPRTIWRQLRRYATRPGELLRGAIELGRYLLSSNKEDFI
- a CDS encoding polysaccharide deacetylase family protein — protein: MSDALVSLFGASAVAVCRQAHAKAVQRFGEAENFTDGYAWFPCRSAGFDDTALYLDHLIKTTATVRATITVESPAGESFPLLGEINGEMLLFVDLCRVVEDHLAEAYRVPTRPVSAYLPFNYRVVPGRWRQWIHHRLVRRRRARHVDLERTVYPRWPVQDIVESVLGSLGCEVQRGRARFVFSHDVDGAEQLAFARRLAAWEADRGIRATFFIPAKVLCEHGDDVAAFVAAGHEIGVHGWRHDNRQLLYEPAYYMARLTQCRDELERFGVKGYRAPCLLTNRRLRQELASLFAYDSSIPDTDVYAEAGLHHGCGFLRPYPLDGMTQLPVTLPLDDRLATLGRADYAAVWLEKARWVLARGGTAVLLTHAFQDYYPQGFETVFDALYSGLQRIGPVEIVTAFEAARGMA